The Cystobacter fuscus DSM 2262 region TGCCAGCAGCCCAGGCCAATGGGGGAGATCTCGATGTCCGAACGACCCAGTCTTCGCAGCTTCTCCATGTGTTCTGCTCCTCCCGCGTGCGGCGGCCAATCTCCCCCGCTTCGTGTCCGGAGGGGTAGAAAAGTGGAGGGGCCCACCCGGGATATGTTCTCCCCATGAATCCCATCGTCCACGCGGAGTTGTCCTGGTTGATGTCACAAGCGCTGCCCGAGCGCCGTGACCGGATCCTCGTCACCCTGGCCGGCCTGTCACCCGATCTGGATGGGCTGTCGCTGCTGGGGGGAGTGGACATGTATGGGCGCTACCACCACGTGCTCTCGCATGGCTACGTGGGGGCGCTCGCCGTGGCCGCGGTGTGCACGGCCCTCGCGCGGCGGCGCGGGGCGGTGGCGCTCTTGTCCCTCGCCGCCTTCCACCTGCATCTGCTCTGCGACCTGGTGGGGAGCGGTCCCGGCTGGCCCCTCTATTACTTCTGGCCCACGTCCATGCGGGAATGGTTCTGGGCGGGGCAGTGGGATCTGGCCTCGTGGCAGAACTCCCTCATCGGCATGGCGGCCACGGCGGCGTGCCTGGCGTGCGCCCTGCGCTGGCGCCGCACCATCGTGGAAGTGTTCTCCGTGCGCTGGGACGCCGAGGTGACGCGCGCCCTGCGGGCCCGTTTCCTCGGCGAGTCCACCTGAGCCGCGCGTCGCGCCCGGAACTCTCCGCGCGGCGCTCTTCTGCACAGCCCCGTGAACCGGACTGCACACCGCGCTCCAGGAGGCTCAGAAGCGGCCGCCCAGGCCCAGCAGCGCGCCGCGCGAGGAGAACGACACCAGCGGCTGGATGCCCGGGCGCGAGGACTCCTTGGGCGGGGAGCGCTGGGACAACTCGTAACCGAGATGGGAGCCCAGGACGAGCGGCACGGGCACGACGTACCACATGTTCTGGTCATAGACGGTCCAGCCCTACCCGGGCTCGGGAGGGGAGCCGTGGCGGTAGTGCGTGCGCCAGGCGGCGGGCGTCATCCCGTGGGCCCGCCGGAAGAGCCGGATGAAGTGGGTGGCGTCCGCGTAGCCCACCCGCTCGGCGATGACGGCGACGATCTCATCGGTGTGCAGCAACCGGCGCCGCGCCTCGCTCAGGCGCCCCGCGATGATCCACTCCTGCACCGAGCGCCCCGTCGCCTCGCGCACCGCCGTGGTGAGGTGGGCCGGCGAGCGGTGCACCGCCGCCGCCACGTCCCGGAGCGACAGCGGCTCCAGGCAGTGCCGCTCGATATAGCGCAGCGCCTCGGTGACGAGGCTGTCGGACGCCCCGGAGCGCTGTCCCCAGGACGCGGCCCGTGACACCTCGGCGAGGATCAACGTGAGCAGGCTGCGCTCGATGGCGAAGGTGCCTCC contains the following coding sequences:
- a CDS encoding metal-dependent hydrolase, whose product is MNPIVHAELSWLMSQALPERRDRILVTLAGLSPDLDGLSLLGGVDMYGRYHHVLSHGYVGALAVAAVCTALARRRGAVALLSLAAFHLHLLCDLVGSGPGWPLYYFWPTSMREWFWAGQWDLASWQNSLIGMAATAACLACALRWRRTIVEVFSVRWDAEVTRALRARFLGEST
- a CDS encoding AraC family transcriptional regulator, translating into MSEKVRAEDGQGHGRPLFVIHRGPTESQATHAPVTHDYAVLAFHTGGSSTVEQRGQWTLEEGDVLLIPAGAPHRHLASRQSHLMGVGFCPVCFLGDDASEELLAPFEHVRSGAAAVVKIPEGRRPFLESLLRELRHEVEREGGGTFAIERSLLTLILAEVSRAASWGQRSGASDSLVTEALRYIERHCLEPLSLRDVAAAVHRSPAHLTTAVREATGRSVQEWIIAGRLSEARRRLLHTDEIVAVIAERVGYADATHFIRLFRRAHGMTPAAWRTHYRHGSPPEPG